The following coding sequences lie in one uncultured Mailhella sp. genomic window:
- the dsrJ gene encoding sulfate reduction electron transfer complex DsrMKJOP subunit DsrJ — MYNAKFVIPGIIVFAGLFTAPFWINMLSSGHEEVKVELPTEPVTFFGEERTQCIEPREWMAANHMELLLEWRDKALRENKRIYVASDGKKWETSLQNTCMACHSNKAEFCDKCHNANSVNPYCWDCHVVPQGNNHEFE, encoded by the coding sequence ATGTACAACGCAAAATTCGTCATCCCCGGCATCATCGTATTTGCCGGGCTGTTCACCGCGCCCTTCTGGATCAATATGCTTTCTTCCGGTCACGAAGAGGTCAAGGTGGAGCTCCCCACGGAACCCGTCACCTTCTTCGGCGAAGAACGCACCCAGTGCATCGAGCCCAGAGAATGGATGGCCGCCAACCATATGGAGCTGCTCCTTGAGTGGCGCGACAAGGCCCTGCGCGAAAACAAGCGCATCTACGTCGCTTCCGACGGCAAGAAATGGGAAACCAGTCTGCAGAACACCTGCATGGCCTGCCACAGCAACAAGGCCGAATTCTGCGACAAGTGCCACAACGCCAACAGCGTGAACCCGTACTGCTGGGACTGCCACGTCGTACCCCAGGGGAACAATCATGAATTCGAGTAG
- the dsrK gene encoding sulfate reduction electron transfer complex DsrMKJOP subunit DsrK: MAKMPTPEELLAATPTSFPKEGWMDTKPDFHPGSFCYPAKTEILKGLGFENAHDWAPDNEDWELPENWEQILHNSLQDALNKHRSLKVFMDCCVRCGACADKCHFFLGTNDPKNMPVLRAELLRSVYRKDFTTAGRLLGKFAGARKLDKDVIKEWFIYFYQCTECRRCSLFCPYGIDTAEITVIVRQMLLDLGLGIHWIMNSVNDCNRTGNHLGVQPHSMREIVEFLCDDIETITGIRVDPPWNEKGHEVIFITPSGDYFADPGIYTFMGYLMLFHEIGLDYTLSTYASEGGNFGSFVSFDVAKKLNAKMYAEAERLGVKWILGGECGHMWRVVNQYMATYNGPTPPNMEVPVSPITGTVFKNAAATKMVHIAEFTADLIKHNKLNLRPERNNHIITTWHDSCNPARAMGLLEEPRYILKHVCNNFVEMPEHTIREETFCCGSGSGLNAEEIMDQRLRGGFPRANALRYVHDTKGVNWMGCVCALDRAALPPLVDYWVPGVTVSGLHELVANALVMKGEIPRTMDLRQEDLPFPDEDPAASEEA; this comes from the coding sequence ATGGCAAAAATGCCCACACCCGAAGAATTGCTGGCGGCCACGCCCACTTCCTTCCCCAAAGAGGGCTGGATGGACACCAAGCCGGATTTTCATCCCGGCAGCTTCTGCTATCCCGCCAAGACGGAAATACTGAAGGGACTCGGCTTCGAGAACGCCCATGACTGGGCGCCCGACAACGAAGACTGGGAACTGCCCGAAAACTGGGAACAGATCCTCCACAACTCCCTGCAGGACGCGCTGAACAAGCATCGTTCCCTCAAGGTGTTCATGGACTGCTGCGTGCGCTGCGGCGCCTGCGCCGACAAGTGCCACTTCTTCCTCGGCACCAACGATCCCAAGAACATGCCCGTGCTGCGCGCCGAACTTCTGCGTTCGGTGTACCGCAAGGACTTCACCACCGCAGGCCGCCTGCTCGGCAAGTTCGCCGGCGCCCGCAAGCTCGACAAGGACGTGATCAAGGAGTGGTTCATCTACTTCTATCAGTGCACCGAGTGCCGCCGCTGCTCCCTGTTCTGCCCCTACGGCATCGACACCGCCGAAATCACGGTCATCGTGCGCCAGATGCTGCTTGACCTCGGTCTCGGCATCCACTGGATCATGAACTCGGTGAACGACTGCAACCGCACCGGCAACCACCTCGGCGTGCAGCCCCATTCCATGCGCGAAATCGTGGAATTCCTCTGCGACGACATCGAGACCATCACTGGCATCCGCGTGGATCCGCCGTGGAACGAAAAGGGTCATGAAGTCATCTTCATCACCCCCTCGGGCGACTACTTCGCCGATCCCGGCATCTACACCTTCATGGGCTACCTCATGCTGTTCCATGAAATCGGCCTGGACTACACGCTTTCCACCTACGCTTCCGAAGGCGGCAACTTCGGCTCCTTCGTCTCCTTCGACGTGGCCAAGAAGCTGAACGCCAAAATGTACGCGGAAGCCGAACGCCTCGGCGTCAAGTGGATTCTCGGCGGCGAATGCGGCCACATGTGGCGCGTGGTGAACCAGTACATGGCCACCTACAACGGCCCCACCCCGCCCAACATGGAAGTGCCCGTCTCGCCCATCACCGGCACGGTGTTCAAGAACGCCGCCGCCACCAAGATGGTGCACATCGCCGAATTCACGGCCGACCTCATCAAGCACAACAAGCTCAATCTGCGCCCCGAGCGCAACAACCACATCATCACCACCTGGCACGACTCCTGCAACCCGGCCCGCGCCATGGGTCTTCTGGAAGAGCCCCGCTACATCCTGAAGCACGTCTGCAACAACTTCGTGGAAATGCCCGAGCACACCATCCGTGAAGAAACCTTCTGCTGCGGTTCCGGCTCCGGTCTGAACGCCGAAGAAATCATGGATCAGCGTCTGCGCGGCGGCTTCCCCCGCGCCAACGCCCTGCGCTACGTTCACGACACCAAGGGCGTGAACTGGATGGGCTGCGTCTGCGCCCTCGACCGCGCGGCTCTGCCTCCGCTCGTCGACTACTGGGTTCCCGGCGTCACGGTGAGCGGCCTGCACGAACTCGTGGCCAACGCCCTGGTGATGAAGGGCGAAATTCCCCGCACCATGGACCTGCGTCAGGAAGATCTGCCCTTCCCCGATGAAGATCCCGCCGCCTCGGAGGAAGCATAA